A window of Lagopus muta isolate bLagMut1 chromosome 16, bLagMut1 primary, whole genome shotgun sequence contains these coding sequences:
- the TOMM34 gene encoding mitochondrial import receptor subunit TOM34 produces MESVGELRRAGNDEFRRGQYGAAAKLYSRALAILEGAGDAAAEERSVLLANRAACQLRDGACRGCVADCCRALSLTPFAIKPLLRRAAAYEALESFALAYVDYKTVLQVDCFIQAAHDGVNRMTKALLEKHGANWRKKLPPIPRVPIDARRRWSVLSAGAPPGGAPPGNTPQGDPAQTAAGTERAQTLKEEGNELVKKGNHKKAIEKYSESLKLSQECATYTNRALCYLTLKQHKEAVQDCTEALRLDPKNVKAFYRRAQALKELKDYKSSIDDINSLLKIEPKNTAALRLLQELNRA; encoded by the exons ATGGAGAGCGTCGGCGAGCTGCGCCGCGCCGGCAACGATGAGTTCCGCCGTGGGCAGTACGGGGCGGCCGCGAAGCTGTACAGCCGCGCGCTGGCGATTCTGGAGGGTGCAG GCGATGCCGCCGCCGAGGAGCGCAGCGTACTGCTGGCCAACCGCGCCGCCTGCCAGCTGCGGGACGGCGCCTGCCGGGGCTGCGTCGCCGACTGCTGCAG AGCTCTCAGCCTGACCCCGTTTGCCATCAAGCCCCTGCTCAGGCGAGCGGCTGCCTATGAGGCCCTGGAGAGCTTCGCGCTGGCTTACGTGGACTACAAGACTGTCCTGCAGGTGGACTGCTTCATACAGGCGGCCCACGATGGGGTCAACAG GATGACCAAAGCTCTGCTGGAGAAGCACGGGGCGAACTGGCGCAAGAAGCTCCCACCCATCCCCAGAGTCCCCATTGATGCCCGGAGAAGATGGAGTGTTCTTTCTGCAGGAGCCCCCCCAGGAGGTGCTCCCCCTGGAAACACACCACAGGGTGACCCAG CCCAgactgctgctggcacagagagAGCTCAAACTCttaaggaagaaggaaatgaacTCGTAAAGAAAGGAAACCATAAAAAGGCAATTGAGAAGTACAGTGAGAGTTTAAAGCTCAGCCAGGAATGTGCAACTTACACCAACAG AGCTCTCTGTTACTTGACTCTGAAACAACACAAGGAAGCAGTGCAGGACTGCACAGAAGCTCTGCGATTAGATCCTAAGAACGTTAAGGCATTCTACAGACGTGCTCAGGCACTTAAAGAACTGAAG GATTACAAATCAAGTATTGATGACATCAACAGCTTGTTAAAAATTGAACCAAAGAACACAGCTGCACTGAGACTACTGCAAGAATTGAACAGAGCCTAG